In Streptomyces sp. 840.1, one DNA window encodes the following:
- a CDS encoding steroid 3-ketoacyl-CoA thiolase, whose translation MAAEPVIVEAVRTPIGRRGGALANLHPAYLLGETYRELLGRTGIHADCVEQIVGGTVTHAGEQSMNPARNAWLTVGLPYETAATTVDCQCGSSQQASHMVANMIAAGVIDVGISCGVEAMSRVPLGSGSKHGPGKPWPDEWNVDLPNQFEAAERIARKRGLTRGDVDALGLVSQERAAAAWAEERFKRETYAVQVPTTEAEQAAGQGMWRLVDRDEGLRDTTTEGLAGLKPVMPTAIHTAGNSSQISDGACAIMWASKRMARALKLKPRARIVAQALVGSDPHFHLDGPVDATRAVLGKAGMSLKDIDIVEINEAFASVVLSWAQVFERDLDGLAKVNVNGGAIALGHPVGATGARLITTALHELERRDKEFALITMCAGGALATGTIIQRL comes from the coding sequence ATGGCCGCGGAACCCGTCATCGTCGAAGCCGTACGCACTCCCATCGGCAGGCGCGGAGGCGCGCTCGCCAACCTGCACCCCGCCTATCTGCTGGGTGAGACCTACCGTGAACTTCTCGGCCGGACCGGCATCCACGCCGACTGCGTCGAACAGATCGTCGGCGGCACCGTCACCCACGCCGGCGAGCAGTCCATGAACCCCGCGCGCAACGCCTGGCTCACCGTGGGGCTCCCGTACGAGACCGCCGCCACGACCGTGGACTGCCAGTGCGGCTCCTCGCAGCAGGCCTCCCACATGGTCGCCAACATGATCGCGGCCGGGGTCATCGACGTCGGCATCAGCTGCGGGGTCGAGGCGATGTCGCGGGTGCCGCTGGGCAGCGGCTCCAAGCACGGTCCCGGCAAGCCGTGGCCCGACGAGTGGAACGTCGACCTGCCCAACCAGTTCGAGGCCGCCGAGCGCATCGCCCGCAAGCGCGGCCTCACCCGCGGGGACGTCGACGCGCTCGGCCTCGTCTCCCAGGAGCGGGCGGCCGCCGCCTGGGCCGAGGAGCGCTTCAAACGCGAGACCTACGCCGTCCAGGTGCCCACCACCGAGGCGGAACAGGCCGCCGGACAGGGCATGTGGCGGCTGGTCGACCGGGACGAGGGGCTGCGCGACACCACGACCGAGGGGCTCGCCGGCCTCAAGCCGGTGATGCCCACCGCCATCCACACCGCGGGCAACTCCTCGCAGATATCCGACGGCGCCTGCGCGATCATGTGGGCGTCCAAGCGCATGGCGCGGGCCCTCAAGCTCAAGCCGAGGGCCCGGATCGTGGCCCAGGCGCTGGTCGGCTCCGACCCGCACTTCCACCTCGACGGCCCCGTGGACGCCACCCGCGCGGTGCTCGGCAAGGCCGGGATGTCGCTCAAGGACATCGACATCGTGGAGATCAACGAGGCCTTCGCCTCGGTGGTCCTGAGCTGGGCCCAGGTCTTCGAACGGGACCTCGACGGGCTCGCGAAGGTCAACGTGAACGGCGGCGCCATCGCGCTCGGCCACCCGGTCGGCGCCACCGGGGCCCGGCTGATCACCACGGCCCTGCACGAACTGGAGCGCAGGGACAAGGAGTTCGCGCTCATCACCATGTGCGCGGGCGGGGCGCTCGCCACCGGGACGATCATCCAGCGGTTGTAG
- a CDS encoding alpha/beta hydrolase codes for MVMENNASNSARTTAARRLLAAATVVVLAALGTVPASAAGHSGSGRQAPARHTPAPAAAHHDERGGLLALTPVARVGRAGVADFLATAGMDTATVRHGVLAYRLTYRTVTPQGAPTTATGLLVLPEGGAHRLDLVSDTHGTMVHRDYAPSVGEDSGRYASYLQASAGRAVAAPDYLGLGKGPGFHPYMDTRSAVTATLDMLRASRTAARRLGRPLTGDVYASGFSQGGQVAMALGKALEGGADRRFTLRALAPVSGPYDIEHAEMPGTFDGSINDTSALFYMTYFLTAQNRIHPLWKDPSEAFRKPYADIVEGLFDSGHTEEEIFMSLPGTLRELLTDDYYEAIRHPAGALLAAVRAQDGNCAWKPDVPVRLYSSSGDTDVPIANARNCAADLAKRGVRAPVTDQGPAGHNETYLKSGPQIVRWFDAESARH; via the coding sequence ATGGTCATGGAAAACAACGCGAGCAACTCCGCCCGGACGACCGCCGCCCGACGCCTCCTGGCCGCCGCCACCGTGGTGGTCCTCGCCGCACTGGGCACGGTTCCCGCCTCGGCGGCCGGGCACTCCGGGTCCGGCCGCCAGGCCCCGGCGCGCCACACGCCCGCACCCGCCGCCGCCCACCACGACGAGCGCGGCGGACTCCTCGCCCTCACCCCGGTGGCCCGCGTCGGCCGGGCGGGCGTCGCGGACTTCCTCGCCACGGCGGGCATGGACACGGCCACCGTCCGGCACGGTGTCCTGGCCTACCGCCTCACCTACCGCACCGTCACCCCGCAGGGCGCTCCCACCACCGCCACCGGCCTCCTCGTGCTCCCCGAGGGCGGCGCGCACCGGCTGGACCTGGTCTCCGACACCCACGGCACGATGGTCCACCGCGACTACGCGCCCTCGGTCGGCGAGGACTCCGGCCGCTACGCCTCCTACCTCCAGGCCTCGGCCGGGCGGGCGGTCGCCGCGCCGGACTACCTGGGGCTCGGCAAGGGACCCGGATTCCACCCGTACATGGACACCCGGTCCGCCGTCACCGCGACGCTCGACATGCTCCGCGCCTCGCGCACCGCCGCCCGGCGGCTGGGCCGGCCGCTCACCGGCGACGTGTACGCGAGCGGCTTCTCGCAGGGCGGCCAGGTCGCCATGGCGCTCGGCAAGGCCCTTGAGGGCGGCGCCGACCGGCGCTTCACCCTGCGGGCCCTGGCCCCCGTCTCGGGGCCCTACGACATCGAGCACGCCGAGATGCCCGGCACCTTCGACGGCAGCATCAACGACACCAGCGCCCTCTTCTACATGACGTACTTCCTCACCGCGCAGAACCGGATCCACCCGCTCTGGAAGGACCCCTCCGAAGCCTTCCGGAAGCCCTACGCGGACATCGTCGAGGGCCTCTTCGACTCCGGCCACACGGAGGAGGAGATCTTCATGTCGCTGCCCGGGACGCTGAGGGAACTGCTCACGGACGACTACTACGAGGCGATCCGGCACCCGGCCGGCGCCCTGCTCGCCGCCGTCCGCGCACAGGACGGCAACTGCGCCTGGAAGCCGGACGTCCCGGTGCGGCTCTACTCCTCGTCGGGCGACACCGACGTACCCATCGCCAACGCCCGCAACTGCGCGGCCGACCTGGCGAAGCGGGGCGTCCGGGCGCCCGTGACCGACCAGGGCCCGGCCGGCCACAACGAGACGTACCTGAAGTCGGGTCCGCAGATCGTGCGCTGGTTCGACGCCGAGTCGGCCCGGCACTGA
- a CDS encoding transglycosylase SLT domain-containing protein, with protein MSFASTLVAKPRNARRKTVMAGAAVLLSVGGVAVGATSAMAAPSAAPTSSGGSAQDTARQMIGDESQFQCFSNIVSHESGWNPSATNASSGAYGLVQALPGSKMASAGSDWQTNASTQIKWGMDYMNSRYGSPCGAWSFWQANSWY; from the coding sequence GTGTCGTTCGCCAGCACCCTTGTCGCCAAGCCCCGCAACGCCCGTCGCAAGACCGTCATGGCCGGCGCCGCCGTCCTCCTGAGCGTCGGCGGTGTGGCCGTGGGCGCGACCTCAGCCATGGCGGCCCCGTCCGCCGCGCCGACGTCCTCCGGCGGCAGTGCCCAGGACACGGCCAGGCAGATGATCGGTGACGAGTCGCAGTTCCAGTGCTTCAGCAACATCGTCAGCCACGAGAGCGGCTGGAACCCGAGCGCGACCAACGCCTCCTCCGGCGCCTACGGCCTGGTCCAGGCCCTGCCCGGTTCGAAGATGGCGTCCGCCGGCTCCGACTGGCAGACCAACGCCTCCACCCAGATCAAGTGGGGCATGGACTACATGAACTCCCGCTACGGCAGCCCGTGCGGCGCCTGGTCGTTCTGGCAGGCCAACAGCTGGTACTGA
- a CDS encoding ECF transporter S component, whose product MSGTTGRGARPVRLGPRAVAALVLISAIGVVAFGWPLLAGADSGLAHAQDAPWLFAALLPLLVGVVVAMIADAGLDAKAVAMLGVLAAVGAALRPLGAGTAGLEPMFFLMVLSGRVLGPGFGFVLGSVTMFASALLTGGVGPWMPFQMLSMGWFTMGAGLLPAPDRLRGRAELLMLAGYGAVAAFAYGTVMNLYGWTIVPGLGSGISFHPGDPLGDNLVRFLAYCTATSAGWDLGRAVLTVVLTLTVGAALLKALRRATRRANFEAQVTFDVPGE is encoded by the coding sequence GTGAGCGGCACGACGGGCCGGGGTGCCCGGCCGGTGCGGCTCGGGCCGCGGGCCGTCGCCGCGCTGGTGCTGATCAGCGCGATCGGCGTGGTCGCCTTCGGCTGGCCGCTGCTGGCCGGGGCCGATTCGGGTCTCGCGCACGCGCAGGACGCGCCGTGGCTGTTCGCCGCGCTGCTGCCGCTGCTGGTCGGGGTGGTGGTCGCGATGATCGCGGACGCCGGGCTGGACGCGAAGGCGGTGGCGATGCTGGGGGTGCTGGCCGCGGTCGGCGCGGCGCTGCGGCCGCTGGGGGCGGGCACGGCGGGGCTGGAGCCGATGTTCTTCCTGATGGTGCTGAGCGGGCGGGTGCTGGGGCCGGGCTTCGGCTTCGTGCTCGGCTCGGTGACGATGTTCGCGTCCGCGCTGCTGACCGGCGGGGTGGGCCCGTGGATGCCGTTCCAGATGCTGTCGATGGGCTGGTTCACGATGGGCGCGGGCCTGCTGCCCGCACCGGACCGGCTGCGCGGGCGGGCCGAGCTGCTGATGCTGGCGGGCTACGGGGCGGTGGCGGCGTTCGCGTACGGGACGGTCATGAATCTGTACGGCTGGACCATCGTGCCGGGCCTCGGTTCGGGAATCTCCTTCCACCCCGGTGACCCGCTGGGCGACAACCTGGTGCGCTTCCTCGCCTACTGCACGGCCACCTCGGCCGGCTGGGACCTGGGCCGGGCCGTGCTCACCGTCGTACTGACGCTGACGGTCGGGGCGGCGCTGCTGAAGGCGCTGCGGCGGGCCACCAGGCGCGCCAACTTCGAGGCCCAGGTCACATTCGACGTCCCGGGCGAGTGA
- a CDS encoding ABC transporter ATP-binding protein gives MIRFDDVSVRYEGAGRPALSGVDLTVPEGELVLLVGPSGVGKSTLLGAVSGLVPHFTGGRLTGRVTVDGRDTRTHKPRELADLVGTVGQDPLSHFVTDTVEDELAYGMESLGLAPDVMRRRVEETLDLLGLAGLRDRPIATLSGGQQQRVAIGSVLTPHPRVLVLDEPTSALDPAAAEEVLAVLQRLVHDLGTTVLMAEHRLERVVQYADQVVLLPAPGAAPVMGTPADVMALSPVHPPVVALGRLAGWDPLPLSVRDARRRAAGMREALAGERPGPVSGTAGPRLPAGTGPAPRPAARRSGLARLLGRGPQVTAAPGPVTDATTRIERLGVRRGRIEALRRVTLTVTPGETVALMGRNGAGKSTLLAALVGMVEPTSGSVLVGGRTPHRTPPREMVRRVGLVPQEPRDLLYADTVAAECAAADADAGAAPGSCRALVSELLPGVPDDTHPRDLSEGQRLALALALVLTARPPLLLLDEPTRGLDYAAKARLVGVLRALAAEGHAIVLATHDVELAAELAHRVVILADGDVVADGPTPEVVVSSPAFAPQISKILAPQEWLTVSQVGAALGGGA, from the coding sequence GTGATCCGGTTCGACGATGTTTCGGTGCGGTACGAGGGGGCCGGGCGCCCCGCCCTGTCGGGGGTCGACCTGACCGTTCCCGAGGGTGAGCTGGTGCTGCTCGTCGGCCCATCGGGCGTCGGCAAGTCGACATTGCTGGGTGCCGTGTCGGGGCTGGTGCCGCACTTCACCGGGGGCCGGCTGACCGGCCGGGTCACCGTGGACGGGCGCGACACCCGTACGCACAAGCCCCGCGAGCTGGCCGATCTGGTCGGCACGGTGGGCCAGGACCCGCTCTCCCACTTCGTGACCGACACGGTCGAGGACGAGCTGGCGTACGGCATGGAGTCGCTGGGCCTGGCCCCGGACGTGATGCGGCGGCGGGTCGAGGAGACCCTCGACCTGCTGGGCCTGGCCGGGCTGCGGGACCGGCCGATCGCCACGCTCTCCGGCGGCCAGCAGCAGCGGGTCGCGATCGGCTCCGTCCTCACCCCGCACCCCCGGGTGCTGGTCCTGGACGAGCCGACGTCCGCGCTGGACCCGGCGGCGGCCGAGGAGGTCCTCGCGGTGCTCCAGCGGCTCGTCCACGACCTGGGCACGACGGTCCTGATGGCCGAGCACCGGCTGGAGCGCGTCGTGCAGTACGCCGACCAGGTCGTCCTGCTGCCCGCGCCGGGCGCCGCCCCCGTGATGGGCACCCCCGCCGATGTCATGGCCCTCTCGCCGGTGCACCCGCCGGTCGTGGCGCTGGGGCGCCTCGCGGGCTGGGACCCGCTGCCGCTCTCGGTGCGGGACGCCCGGCGGCGGGCCGCCGGCATGCGCGAGGCGCTGGCGGGCGAGCGGCCCGGACCGGTCTCCGGCACGGCCGGGCCCCGGCTGCCGGCCGGGACGGGCCCCGCGCCCCGCCCCGCCGCCCGGCGCTCCGGCCTGGCCAGGCTCCTCGGGCGCGGCCCGCAGGTGACCGCCGCGCCCGGACCGGTCACCGACGCCACCACCCGGATCGAACGCCTGGGGGTGCGGCGCGGCCGGATCGAGGCGCTGCGCCGGGTCACGCTCACCGTCACGCCCGGCGAGACCGTCGCGCTCATGGGACGCAACGGCGCCGGCAAGTCCACCCTGCTCGCCGCCCTCGTGGGCATGGTCGAGCCCACCTCCGGCAGCGTCCTGGTCGGCGGCCGGACCCCGCACCGCACGCCGCCGCGCGAGATGGTGCGCCGGGTCGGCCTCGTACCGCAGGAGCCGCGCGACCTGCTGTACGCGGACACGGTCGCCGCCGAGTGCGCGGCGGCGGACGCCGACGCGGGCGCCGCGCCGGGCAGCTGCCGGGCCCTGGTGTCCGAGCTGCTGCCCGGCGTACCGGACGACACCCACCCCCGTGATCTCTCCGAGGGCCAGCGCCTCGCCCTGGCCCTCGCCCTCGTACTCACCGCCCGGCCCCCGCTGCTCCTCCTGGACGAGCCGACCCGGGGTCTGGACTACGCGGCGAAGGCCCGGCTCGTCGGGGTGCTGCGCGCACTGGCGGCCGAGGGCCACGCGATCGTGCTGGCCACCCATGACGTGGAGCTGGCCGCCGAGCTGGCGCACCGGGTGGTGATCCTGGCCGACGGCGATGTCGTGGCGGACGGGCCGACCCCGGAGGTCGTGGTGTCGTCCCCCGCGTTCGCCCCGCAGATCTCGAAGATCCTCGCCCCGCAGGAGTGGCTCACCGTGTCCCAGGTGGGCGCGGCGCTGGGGGGTGGCGCGTGA
- a CDS encoding energy-coupling factor transporter transmembrane component T has translation MNGSTDGTGSAPAAVAPAPVWRAPAATRSNALPAGAWWLWALGLATAASRTTNPLLLGLLVGVAGYVVAARRTDAPWARSYAAFIKIGLFVIGVRLLFSVFLGSPIPGTHVVFTLPEVPLPDWAKGVRIGGRVTAEQLLFALYDGAKLATLLICVGAANSLANPARLLKSLPGALYEAGVAVVVAMTFAPNLVADVVRLRTARRLRGRATGGVGAVLQIGLPVLEGALERSVAVAASMDARGYGRTAQVPAAVRHTTNVLTLGGLLGVCAGTYGLLAAQGAVYGLPLLIAGLVAAMAGLRLGGARSVRTRYRPDRWGVRAWLVAGSGAAVAVAMIRAGAVDPAALHPGVVPLTAPVLPLWPAAAVLIGLLPALVAPVPPSPTGFEEQV, from the coding sequence ATGAACGGCTCGACGGACGGCACCGGGAGCGCCCCGGCGGCCGTCGCCCCGGCCCCGGTCTGGCGCGCCCCCGCCGCGACCCGGAGCAACGCGCTGCCCGCCGGGGCCTGGTGGCTGTGGGCGCTGGGACTCGCCACCGCCGCGTCCCGGACGACCAATCCGCTGCTGCTCGGCCTGCTGGTGGGCGTGGCGGGTTACGTGGTGGCCGCGCGCCGCACGGACGCGCCCTGGGCCCGCTCCTACGCGGCGTTCATCAAGATCGGGCTGTTCGTCATCGGGGTGCGGCTGCTGTTCTCGGTCTTCCTCGGCTCACCGATCCCCGGCACGCACGTGGTGTTCACCCTGCCCGAGGTGCCGCTGCCGGACTGGGCGAAGGGGGTGCGGATCGGCGGCCGGGTCACCGCCGAGCAACTGCTGTTCGCGCTGTACGACGGCGCGAAGCTGGCCACCCTGCTGATCTGCGTCGGCGCGGCGAACTCGCTCGCCAATCCGGCCCGGCTGCTGAAGTCGCTGCCCGGTGCGCTGTACGAGGCCGGGGTGGCGGTCGTCGTCGCGATGACGTTCGCGCCGAACCTGGTCGCCGACGTGGTGCGGCTGCGCACCGCCCGGCGGCTTCGGGGCCGGGCGACCGGCGGGGTCGGGGCCGTGCTCCAGATCGGGCTGCCGGTCCTGGAGGGCGCGCTGGAACGGTCGGTCGCGGTGGCCGCATCGATGGACGCGCGCGGCTACGGGCGTACCGCCCAGGTGCCCGCCGCCGTCCGGCACACCACCAACGTCCTCACCCTCGGCGGGCTGCTCGGGGTCTGCGCCGGCACCTACGGGCTGCTGGCCGCGCAGGGCGCCGTGTACGGGCTGCCGCTGCTGATCGCCGGGCTGGTGGCGGCGATGGCCGGGCTGCGGCTCGGCGGGGCGCGTTCGGTGCGGACCCGCTACCGGCCCGACCGGTGGGGCGTACGGGCCTGGCTGGTCGCGGGTTCCGGTGCGGCGGTCGCGGTGGCGATGATCCGGGCGGGCGCCGTGGATCCGGCGGCGCTGCACCCCGGGGTCGTACCGCTGACCGCACCGGTGCTGCCGCTGTGGCCCGCCGCCGCGGTGCTGATCGGTCTGCTGCCCGCGCTGGTCGCGCCCGTCCCGCCTTCCCCCACAGGCTTCGAGGAGCAGGTGTGA
- a CDS encoding SCO2322 family protein, protein MRGCRTAVLLVVLGAVLAVLGTGTAQAAGYRYWSFWEGSGSGWAYATQGPSLVRPDDGSVQGFRFAVSADSQDAAKPRRSPDFGAICAGTPARDNAKRIALVIDSGTAADAPQGETPPALRTACARVPKDASSAEALASVAKPLRYGSDALLCAISGYPVAGCGEQVSGTTGTESGRATADPSAPASASSAAARSGGSGGGPSAGVLFGVGAVLLLGIAAVAQARRRRG, encoded by the coding sequence GTGAGGGGCTGCCGGACCGCCGTGCTGCTGGTGGTCCTGGGCGCCGTCCTGGCCGTGCTCGGCACGGGTACGGCCCAGGCCGCGGGCTACCGCTACTGGTCCTTCTGGGAGGGCTCCGGCAGCGGGTGGGCGTACGCCACCCAGGGGCCGTCCCTGGTCCGGCCGGACGACGGTTCGGTGCAGGGCTTCCGGTTCGCCGTGAGCGCCGACTCGCAGGACGCGGCGAAGCCGCGCCGCTCCCCCGACTTCGGGGCGATCTGCGCCGGCACCCCGGCCCGGGACAACGCCAAGCGGATCGCACTCGTCATCGACTCCGGCACCGCCGCCGACGCGCCGCAGGGCGAGACCCCGCCCGCGCTGCGCACCGCGTGCGCGCGGGTCCCGAAGGACGCCAGCAGCGCGGAGGCCCTCGCATCGGTGGCCAAGCCGCTGCGCTACGGGAGTGACGCGCTGCTGTGCGCGATCTCCGGCTATCCGGTCGCGGGCTGCGGTGAGCAGGTCTCGGGAACCACCGGCACCGAGAGCGGCCGGGCGACCGCGGACCCGTCCGCACCCGCGTCGGCCTCCTCCGCCGCCGCCCGCAGCGGCGGCTCCGGCGGCGGTCCGTCCGCCGGGGTGCTGTTCGGGGTCGGCGCCGTCCTCCTGCTCGGCATCGCCGCAGTCGCACAGGCCCGCCGCCGCCGCGGATGA
- a CDS encoding prenyltransferase/squalene oxidase repeat-containing protein, which translates to MTVRRSAAALAATAAVLCAAAAAAPAAVAAPSPSPSAALPSGLYGTTDPTYDGVWRQSLAFVSQRAVGVMPAAKAVDWLVGQQCDSGAFPAYRPDPSVPCDAKTVIDTNATAAAVQALHEVGKHQELVANGLDWLKSVQNEDGGWGYTAGGPSDANSTSIVIGALSRAGERLGDITTHGGKTPYNALLGFAIPCGGKDGGAFAYQPDKAGKLVANADATAAGVLAALGKGLVVGDTAAAKAPTCEKGSAPLRPERAAQNGAHYLAGALAKTGHLDQPPMPGAEDSAPQPDFGNTADAVVALSASGHKDKAAASVDWLAKNSAAWAEQSGPAAYAQLVMAAHSTGADVHDFGGADLVTRLNATGPAPASISTPKPTATEDEEKKDSGDGDGIGGVWWFVGIGLAVGAGAGFLISGRRKNQQL; encoded by the coding sequence ATGACCGTACGCCGCAGCGCAGCCGCGCTCGCCGCCACCGCTGCCGTGCTCTGCGCGGCCGCAGCCGCAGCCCCGGCCGCGGTCGCCGCACCGTCCCCCTCCCCGTCGGCGGCGCTGCCCTCGGGGCTGTACGGCACGACGGACCCGACGTACGACGGGGTGTGGCGGCAGTCACTGGCCTTCGTGTCGCAGCGGGCCGTGGGCGTCATGCCCGCCGCGAAGGCCGTGGACTGGCTGGTCGGACAGCAGTGCGACAGCGGGGCGTTTCCCGCGTACCGCCCCGACCCCTCCGTGCCGTGCGACGCCAAGACCGTGATCGACACCAACGCGACGGCGGCCGCCGTGCAGGCGCTGCACGAGGTCGGCAAGCACCAGGAGCTCGTCGCCAACGGGCTCGACTGGCTGAAGTCCGTCCAGAACGAGGACGGCGGCTGGGGATACACCGCCGGCGGGCCCAGTGACGCGAACTCCACCTCGATCGTGATCGGCGCCCTCTCCCGCGCCGGCGAGCGGCTCGGGGACATCACGACGCACGGCGGCAAGACCCCCTACAACGCGCTGCTCGGCTTCGCCATCCCCTGCGGCGGCAAGGACGGCGGCGCCTTCGCCTACCAGCCCGACAAGGCCGGCAAGCTCGTCGCCAACGCCGACGCCACCGCCGCAGGCGTCCTCGCCGCGCTCGGCAAGGGGCTCGTCGTCGGCGACACCGCCGCGGCCAAGGCGCCCACCTGCGAGAAGGGCAGCGCCCCGCTCAGGCCGGAGCGGGCCGCCCAGAACGGCGCCCACTACCTCGCCGGGGCCCTCGCGAAGACCGGCCACCTCGACCAGCCGCCGATGCCGGGGGCCGAGGACAGCGCCCCGCAGCCCGACTTCGGCAACACCGCCGACGCGGTCGTCGCCCTGTCCGCCTCCGGGCACAAGGACAAGGCCGCCGCCTCCGTCGACTGGCTGGCGAAGAACTCCGCCGCCTGGGCCGAGCAGAGCGGCCCGGCCGCCTATGCCCAGCTGGTCATGGCCGCCCACTCCACCGGCGCCGACGTGCACGACTTCGGCGGCGCCGACCTCGTCACCCGGCTGAACGCGACCGGGCCGGCCCCCGCCTCCATTTCGACGCCGAAGCCGACCGCCACCGAGGACGAGGAGAAGAAGGACAGCGGCGACGGGGACGGGATCGGCGGTGTCTGGTGGTTCGTCGGGATCGGCCTCGCCGTCGGCGCGGGCGCCGGCTTCCTGATCAGCGGCCGCCGGAAGAACCAGCAGCTGTGA
- a CDS encoding ABC transporter substrate-binding protein: MSERSMLCLLATATAVAVLTGCTSTKPSAPGGTEVELVKSGKLMTCTHLPYEPFQIRKGNAIVGFDVDLVDLVAKKLKVTQEIVDTPFEGIQSGEDLNTRKCDLAAAGMTITPVRAKNLDFSAGYFDATQALIAKKGSSLTSLAALKGKKLGVQQGTTGETYAQKHAPGVTAVQFEDLALMLTAVKTGQVDAAVGDNGVLFEYVRKNPDTEVTAEFDTGEKYGIGVRTGNDALRKEINSVISKAKSDGSYDRIYKKWFPAAPKK; this comes from the coding sequence GTGTCCGAACGTTCCATGCTGTGCCTTCTGGCCACCGCGACCGCCGTTGCCGTACTCACGGGCTGCACGAGCACCAAGCCCTCCGCCCCGGGCGGCACAGAGGTGGAGTTGGTGAAGTCCGGCAAGCTCATGACCTGCACCCATCTGCCCTATGAGCCCTTCCAGATACGCAAGGGCAACGCCATCGTCGGGTTCGACGTGGACCTCGTGGACCTGGTCGCCAAGAAGCTGAAGGTCACCCAGGAGATCGTGGACACGCCCTTCGAGGGCATCCAGAGTGGGGAGGACCTCAACACCCGCAAATGCGATCTGGCCGCGGCAGGCATGACGATCACGCCGGTGCGTGCGAAGAACCTGGACTTCTCCGCCGGCTACTTCGACGCCACGCAGGCCCTGATCGCCAAGAAGGGCTCCTCCCTCACCTCGCTGGCCGCCCTCAAGGGCAAGAAGCTCGGAGTCCAGCAGGGCACCACCGGAGAGACGTACGCGCAGAAGCACGCGCCGGGGGTGACCGCCGTCCAGTTCGAGGATCTGGCTCTGATGCTCACGGCCGTGAAGACCGGACAGGTCGACGCCGCGGTGGGCGACAACGGTGTGCTCTTCGAGTACGTACGGAAGAACCCGGATACCGAGGTCACCGCTGAGTTCGACACGGGCGAGAAGTACGGCATCGGGGTCCGTACCGGAAATGACGCCCTGAGAAAGGAGATCAACTCGGTCATCAGCAAGGCGAAATCCGACGGCAGCTACGACCGCATCTACAAGAAGTGGTTCCCCGCCGCTCCCAAGAAGTGA
- a CDS encoding amino acid ABC transporter permease, translating into MPISRRQRTRSIRGVQYAVLAAVLLVVALAADWGEIGRAFFDVDVAKAQFPDIITTALVNTVVYTLLGFSFGLAAGLVLALMRLSHVPPYRWLAVAYIEFFRGVPTLLVFIALGFGVPLAFQVALNQYVTVMLALGLVGAAYMAETIRAGIQAVPKGQTEAARSLGMSQGRAMVSIIIPQALRIVLPPLTNELILLTKDSSLVYLLGLSLSQYELAKFGRDALNQNRSLTPILIAGLCYLIITLPLGHLVRLLEARTARAR; encoded by the coding sequence ATGCCGATATCACGCCGACAACGGACCCGCTCCATTCGGGGTGTTCAGTACGCTGTCCTCGCCGCCGTCCTGCTCGTAGTCGCCCTGGCCGCCGACTGGGGCGAGATCGGGCGGGCGTTCTTCGATGTGGACGTGGCCAAGGCGCAGTTCCCCGACATCATCACCACCGCTCTCGTCAACACCGTCGTCTATACGCTGCTCGGCTTCAGTTTCGGGCTGGCTGCCGGACTCGTCCTCGCGCTGATGAGGCTGTCGCACGTACCTCCGTACCGCTGGCTGGCCGTTGCCTATATCGAGTTCTTCCGCGGGGTTCCCACTCTGCTGGTCTTCATCGCCCTCGGATTCGGCGTCCCGCTCGCCTTCCAGGTGGCGCTCAACCAGTACGTGACCGTGATGCTGGCTCTGGGACTCGTCGGCGCCGCCTACATGGCGGAGACGATTCGGGCCGGAATCCAGGCGGTCCCCAAGGGGCAGACGGAGGCGGCGCGTTCGCTCGGGATGTCGCAGGGCCGGGCCATGGTGTCCATCATCATTCCGCAGGCCCTGCGTATCGTTCTGCCCCCGCTCACCAATGAACTGATCCTGCTGACCAAGGACTCGTCCCTGGTGTATCTGCTGGGCCTGTCGCTCTCCCAGTACGAGTTGGCGAAGTTCGGCCGGGATGCCCTGAACCAGAATCGCAGCCTGACCCCGATCCTCATCGCCGGACTCTGCTATCTGATCATTACCCTGCCGCTCGGCCATCTGGTCCGGCTGCTCGAAGCGCGTACGGCGAGGGCGAGGTGA